Below is a window of Humulus lupulus chromosome 2, drHumLupu1.1, whole genome shotgun sequence DNA.
tcctttgcccttgttaggaggatttgccacaacattagccttaaaagtctctccattaggcttctcttcattcatatctctagaatgagattcctcctcaattctcaagtgtttgagaatttcctccaaagaaatctcttcatttctatggagcatttttttcctatagcctctccatgaaggaggtaacttggctataatgacACCCACAAGAAATTGTTCCGGCAATACAGttttaagagtagacaatttattcacaataatttttaGCTCATGATtttgagggagaaggggtttatcatcataaaatttaaattctatatattgagtaataaggaatttcttagtaccttcctcttcctatttgtacttcttttccaatgcctcccaaatttccttggcggtcttggtgttggtgtagagatcatagagcctattcgagagggcattgaggatgtgacccctacaaatcaactcatcttcttctcgcttcttcctttctttgacaacttcttgagtatcatcttccttaggctcttccaaggcctttaggtctttatccaagacatagaaacTTTCAAAGTAATGAGTAAGaacctaatcttgtcttgccaacgaacaaagttagtctcatcaaatctatctaatctaacaaagtcttgagttATGAATCTCAATgccgaaagagagttagattcttccatgatatgctttctcagattatagagtattagaatgttgggagagagtgagataacatcaccacaagaaatagaatctacacaaaatttggattgacagagacttaaaaaagattgagaaagaacatgcaaaccaaagtagaacaatggtgttcttcaactttgacgaagcttcaaaccctaggcaaTATCACCACTTTGAGCAAAATTGTAAGCAATCCTTTGAGCcaaccaaacacaaaccaaggcttatacatgttgCAAAACGTTGTCCAAATACTCTATTTCTCAGCCATCATTGATGCTTGatgccttctcttgaggaaatgaggatggAGATTGAACAAaccttcaactctctaagtcaagcacttttttggagagttcttggagaaaactagagattctttgagctagagagagatagagggtagagagagattggagagagtggtCAAGTCTTCCAAATCATTGTTTTTTACCCTTATATacagtaggcaccatcattatgtccaaccaatagaattagacttgaaaaacacgtcatttagagcatttacgaTATTTCATGTAATACagcaagcgatgcatcgcctgttagggtttcttgaaaccctagCTAATAGGCGATGTCTCGCCTCTTGAGtggcgacgtatcgccaccctctctgactttggacacttccaaaggtcccaaaattgctctaaatgccaccaaactttttgggaacccttagatactctcatgtatcatTTTGGactcaaatttttattttataagtgcctacaattgaagctcaaattcacatcttcattatgtgaattctactaagtgtttatacattgcttgtattttaacacttatcatttgtatttaacccaTCATAACAAAACCTTCAACCAACCGATCAAAGTTTCGGCGCCACTTTGGATTTTGGTTATGATCCGGCTATCTTGAGCCACCCAAACCAAATGATGCCTTCGTCGCCACTTAACCTCTACCCATATCTCCCCAAGCCTCCCCCAAGACGCCATTCTCAAGCTTCGTCGACTCAGCTATGGCAGATGGAGAAGAGATGGAGGCGAGGgggaagaagagagaagaagaaaaaaattgtattaattttttattgatttttaataaataataaatcattttaacaaaatatttacttatttttaatttttttttaagttttattgattttaatttttttaactaattatataattttttattttaaaaaaatataattaaatgagCCAATAAGGAGCTGGCATGTGTGTACACAGTTAGCTTTTAACGGACTTAATGAGCTGGGTACCGATGGATACCAACGGATGTTTTTCACAAGTAATGAGCTGGGTACTAATTCACAAATTTTTCAAAttattgggtacttttgccactaattcctcaaattattaaaatacttTTTAGTATTAAACTTGAATAGTAGTTTTatgaaaattaatattataatttgattttatatacatagatattagatatattatgtaattaaaatagaaatattttggtaatcttgaaaataaatttgatcaaaatgtatatttttattctgacttgtaaaattaaaaaaatagaattaactAGATTATAAAATTATAAGCTAGTACTAAAGCAAATAATACGATAAAATGGGATATGATGTGATCCTTTAATAACAAAGTCTCTCTCTACATCGTTTAGGGACCCATATGGGGAAGGTCTGGTCAAGTACTTATAAACTCGCCCTTTAAAGGCTCTATTTGGCTACCCAAACGGGTGTGACAAATATAACTCCCAATCCCAAATACTTTTTACCTAGATAAATATTTGCTCCTTCGATAAATGACCTGTCCAATATCTGCAATTGAATCCAATAGTGAACACCAATAACCAATTATATGATGCTTTAAAGGTATTAAGGCTAGCCAGGTGGTGAGGGTACGTGAATTAGCTAAGAGTGGAGGTCTTGTGTTTGAGAGTTATatctttatattttcttttaagtattaTGAATGTCTGTGGACCTTatgtaatatataaaaatatatatgtatataaatgataTCTTTTATCTAGCTTGGGTTGTTGTCATATCACATGTACATGTTTACAACATGGCATAACCTAAAATCATCAATGGATACATAGTAATGTTCCTATCAAACCGACGGGTTAGGAATTGTGTCAAATGGTTTGGATATGGGATTAGGATAGGTCATTCTGGGTATGGTTTGGAAGCTTATTCAGGAACCCTTTTGTTTTGGAGAAATTACTGTGGGGTCCTCCAAGTCCAATTCTAAGTAAAAGGTCTACGAGAATGGTCCAAATGGGTAATTTAGTAATTGAACCAAAATGGCAGTAAAATATTGGGTGGGGCAGGTGCGTTTGTGGTGGGTGCACAGCCACAAAAGAAAAGACTCTCTCTCGTCCCAGGCCCAGCGATGAAGCTGGAACAAAATAGATTAAAAACAAAgctaaactaaactaaacaaaGACAGCCAAAAAGCTTTAGACTTAAGCTTATTCTTGTTCCTTGTTTTGCTTGTCcccaaaaaaaaataagaaagagattttttttgtttatttgatAGGGTATAGACCTCTTCATTTTCTGTATTAAACTATATGTTGTTTCTGGAGAATGTCAGATTAAGCCTGGTGGTCACTCACAAGACACAGCaacagtctctctctctctctctctaactgcTTCAACAGGAATATTATATGATAGTTGTTTGTCTTTATTCTCCTTGTTGTATTCTCATTTTTTCTCAACACTCTTTTTCGGTTGTTGTCTCTGTATCTCAGTTGAAAACCACATTGCCTACTCCTTCTAAACAATTAGAGACTACCCATTGAAGAACCAAAGTGACACCACTTTTGTGTTTGTCTTCTTCTCTTTCCTAGAATATGGACTTGTCTTCTCACCTCATTTACTgttattagttttcttttatttttatgttttcttcctcttcttcttcttcttcttcttcttcttcgtacTGATACAGAttcccaaaaatatatataataaaaaaagtgaATTTTGGTCTAATTAGTGGGGTTTGGattcccttttcttttttcctttcttgGGTCATGGAGGTTTGCTGTGACCTTGAAGTTGATGTTAATGGAGAAGAAACTTTCATGGTGGACAAGGTAAATCTGAGCTCCTCCTTTCTAGTGTAATTTTTATTTAGcttaaattagtttttttttctttctttttaccATGGACTGATTTTAATTCACatatttgttgaaaatttggaaTGTTTTGATGTTGGTGCCAATTCACAGGCTCTAATTTGTGATACTAGTAAATGAACAATGaacattgatatatatatatattattttttttatggtgTCATACTTTTTTACATGCTCTAATAATTTCTCTGTAACTTTTTCGTGTCTTATGATTTTGCCCTTCTCTGACCATAATTAATTTCACACCTGTATAGCATTGATGTGGGTCATGGTGAGTGATAACCATAGCTTTTGCTTAGATGTTGTCTGTCGCCGTTTTCACAAACTGCACACCGAGTAACAAGGCATTCTCTTTTGTTTCTTTTCTCCCATTTAATGCTTGGTGTTATGGGGTTCAATCGTTTATATCTTTACTTTACTTGTTTTATTCACTCCTTTTGAGAGACACTAAAGGGTTGCTTTCATTggcatttaataattttatttacttatatttttcctttttaATGAGCTGAATTAGCAAACAACTTTTCGGATTTGCCCTCACGGCAATTTATTACATATAACGACTTCTCACCATTCTTTTGCAGGTTCTGCTGTAGATTCCTACTTTTAATCCCATCTTTTTGTTTTGTTCCCTTACTGAGTTCATTCTTTTGGTACCTTTGTTCTACGGTGGAGTCGATTAGTGTTTTGTCTTTATCCATTGAATAGTTGAATTTGCATATTTCTCTACTACTTGGCTAGGTGAAAAAAACTTGTCCTTTAGTTCTCTTTTGTTGTATGTTTGAATTGGGTTTTTTTCCTTTATGAAAGGACTTGGTGTTGGAAACTTCTTGTCTCGAAGAATTCTAATCTGTTTTTTCATGACCATTTGCAGAATATAATAGCTTCATATTCAGGAAGGTTGTGTAAATTATTTGGCAAGTCCAAAGGCACCACAAGTAGTCTAAAAATAGTATTCCATGACTTTCCGGGTGGAGCAGAGTGTTTTGAGCTAATGTTGAGGTTCTGCTACAACAACAGTATGACTCAAATAACTCCTTCAAACATCACCCCTCTACGTTGTGCTGCTGAGTTCATGGACATGAAGAGTTCTGTGTCTGGAACCGGTAATTTAATGGAACAAACAGAGAAATCCTTTGAAGATATGAGATACTGGTCATGGTCTGAGCTTCTTATGGTTGTGAAGCAATGTCAAAGTTTACTTCCTGCTTCAGAGTCCTCAGGAGTACTTGAGAGATGCTTGGATTCTCTTGTTGGGAGGCTATCTTTGACATGCGAAGCAAGTCCTTGTCCTTCAACTTCTTCTCCAGATAGCTCCGGGGTTCGGTTTTCATGTGACACTAAAAGCACCGAGAGTTTAAAGACAGTCTTCTCAAGGGCCACTTGGTGGTTTGAAGATCTCCTGTTTTTGAGTCCTGTTTTGGTTGAAATGCTGGGCAAGACTATGGTTTCTCGAAAATTTGACCATGCTCTTCTTAGTAGATTCCTTGTTTATTACCACAAATCAAAGCTTTACACTGTCTCATCCAGTGAGAAGTGCAAAATTGTGGATACCGTCGTTGACATGCTTTGCATTCTTGATCAAAGCTGTGTATCCTGCAAGAGTTTGTTTGAGATTCACCGGGTTGCCCTGAACTTGAAGATAACCAAAAGTAGCAGGAACAAGTTGGAGAGTATGATTGGCTCACAGTTGGAGCAAGCAACATTAGATAACTTGCTTGTTTCATCCCCTTATGGTACAAACTACTTGTATGATGTGAATCTTGTTCTGAGATTATTCAAGGCATTTCTGCGTGGAGGGTTGTGTCAAGCATCTGCTATGAGGTTGAATAAGGTTGCTAGCTTGATGGATTTGTATATTGCTGAAGTGGCCCCAGATCCTTATTTAAAACCTTCAAAATTCCTGGCTTTGATCACGGTCCTGCCAGAATCTGCTCGAGACTCCTATGATGAGGTTTATCGTGCCGTGGACATGTATTTAGAGGTATTGTATTAATCTGGAAACTCATTTACattctttatttttatataacCTTTGAATTAAACTTGAATTAGTTTTTCTAGTTCTATGTTCCTTTTCTAAACTTTATGGTGGATATGTTTATTATAGGTTCATTCAGGATTGTCTGAAGAAGAAAAGACGAAAATATGCTGTGCATTGAAATATGAGAAGCTCTCAGCTGAAACCTGCATACACATTTCTCAGAATAAGAAATTTCCATCGAAAACCGTAGCTCAAGCTTTAATATCACAGCAATTGAAGCTTAAAAGTTTACTCCATTCCACCAGCAACACCAATTCATGTACTGGTTCACCTTGTAGAGCCATAGAAGTAGGAAATGCGACGAAAAAAGACAAAGAATCTGAAGAACAAGTTGTCCTCTATGCAGGGAAACTCGATCTTCCAACCGATAACAAAAATCTAAGAGAACATTTGCAAGGAATGCAATGGAGGGTGATGGAGTTGGAAAAAGTATGTAGGAAAATGCAAAGTCAAATGGCAAAGATTATGAAGTCAAGATCACCAAGCCAAACTCATACAAGATCATTGCCTAGACTTTGTTCGTGATTATATAAACCTTTTTTTTACATTGTATTTGTATTTTAAAGAAAAGCAGGTCATATTTGTATAGCATAAGAGAATGAAATTTtgttctctgtttttttttttacattctgCCCTTTAGTTACttttttcctctcttttcttTTGGCTCAACTAAAGGCATATGATGAGTTGTTTCTTACTTACTTTTAACAGAGATCGAATCTTTGTTGTACAGTTCTTAAAGAAAACTTTAGTAGAGCTTTTAATGTTGGTGAGGGAGTGGTCCCTTCCTGCTAAAAAATACTTTGGTAGTATATTTTGGATAA
It encodes the following:
- the LOC133817633 gene encoding BTB/POZ domain-containing protein At3g22104 isoform X1, producing the protein MEVCCDLEVDVNGEETFMVDKNIIASYSGRLCKLFGKSKGTTSSLKIVFHDFPGGAECFELMLRFCYNNSMTQITPSNITPLRCAAEFMDMKSSVSGTGNLMEQTEKSFEDMRYWSWSELLMVVKQCQSLLPASESSGVLERCLDSLVGRLSLTCEASPCPSTSSPDSSGVRFSCDTKSTESLKTVFSRATWWFEDLLFLSPVLVEMLGKTMVSRKFDHALLSRFLVYYHKSKLYTVSSSEKCKIVDTVVDMLCILDQSCVSCKSLFEIHRVALNLKITKSSRNKLESMIGSQLEQATLDNLLVSSPYGTNYLYDVNLVLRLFKAFLRGGLCQASAMRLNKVASLMDLYIAEVAPDPYLKPSKFLALITVLPESARDSYDEVYRAVDMYLEVHSGLSEEEKTKICCALKYEKLSAETCIHISQNKKFPSKTVAQALISQQLKLKSLLHSTSNTNSCTGSPCRAIEVGNATKKDKESEEQVVLYAGKLDLPTDNKNLREHLQGMQWRVMELEKVCRKMQSQMAKIMKSRSPSQTHTRSLPRLCS
- the LOC133817633 gene encoding BTB/POZ domain-containing protein At3g22104 isoform X2 codes for the protein MLRFCYNNSMTQITPSNITPLRCAAEFMDMKSSVSGTGNLMEQTEKSFEDMRYWSWSELLMVVKQCQSLLPASESSGVLERCLDSLVGRLSLTCEASPCPSTSSPDSSGVRFSCDTKSTESLKTVFSRATWWFEDLLFLSPVLVEMLGKTMVSRKFDHALLSRFLVYYHKSKLYTVSSSEKCKIVDTVVDMLCILDQSCVSCKSLFEIHRVALNLKITKSSRNKLESMIGSQLEQATLDNLLVSSPYGTNYLYDVNLVLRLFKAFLRGGLCQASAMRLNKVASLMDLYIAEVAPDPYLKPSKFLALITVLPESARDSYDEVYRAVDMYLEVHSGLSEEEKTKICCALKYEKLSAETCIHISQNKKFPSKTVAQALISQQLKLKSLLHSTSNTNSCTGSPCRAIEVGNATKKDKESEEQVVLYAGKLDLPTDNKNLREHLQGMQWRVMELEKVCRKMQSQMAKIMKSRSPSQTHTRSLPRLCS